In one window of Pediococcus inopinatus DNA:
- a CDS encoding site-specific integrase has translation MQQIVLPIKDSNVLKEVQDTLLHSFKAGQRNYTIFQVGKATLLRVSDVMRLRWADVFNENGTVRQNAFIHDKKTGKANLLYLKPVQTGLLAYQGWLQENHLASEWLFSSIQHPDRHITEKQFYKIMSKVGDLLGINYLGTHTMCKTGAYRVYTQSNFNIGLVMHLLNHSSEAMTLAYLGLDQASQETMLDQIDFG, from the coding sequence ATGCAACAAATCGTCCTACCCATCAAAGATTCAAATGTCCTTAAAGAAGTTCAAGATACCTTGCTTCATAGTTTTAAAGCCGGTCAACGCAACTACACCATTTTTCAAGTGGGCAAAGCGACCTTGTTACGTGTGAGCGATGTTATGAGACTCCGCTGGGCAGATGTCTTCAATGAAAATGGTACCGTGCGTCAGAATGCGTTTATCCACGATAAAAAAACGGGCAAAGCCAATTTGCTCTACTTAAAACCAGTTCAAACGGGTTTATTAGCCTATCAAGGGTGGTTACAAGAAAATCATCTGGCCTCAGAATGGTTGTTTTCTTCGATTCAGCACCCTGATCGACATATCACGGAAAAACAGTTCTACAAAATCATGAGCAAGGTTGGTGATCTGTTAGGAATTAATTATCTAGGTACCCATACGATGTGCAAAACAGGTGCTTATCGCGTCTATACGCAATCAAATTTTAATATTGGCTTAGTCATGCACTTGTTAAATCATTCTAGTGAAGCCATGACACTAGCTTACTTAGGCTTGGATCAAGCCAGTCAAGAAACCATGCTCGATCAAATTGATTTTGGATAA